From Allofrancisella guangzhouensis, a single genomic window includes:
- a CDS encoding ATP-dependent helicase, with amino-acid sequence MQYTSEQQKIIQHDISSHALVSAVAGSGKTQTLIARIEYLLSKGVPADKILVLMYNKSAQLDFASRLKKILPTEKSEYINVRTLHSLGNSFLQAFAKAGYIKFDKILKDYEVDSILFNLIKSYQKEFKIIKEIDSDRVETFKEHISILKSDLCLNNKKLKSLNPKEKKLLDKVFVEFNKECEKLKAITYDDMIYLPAKFFEKNKTNISRANNLYSHIIIDEYQDINPIQQFFLKCLVGDNTYIMAVGDVDQTIYQWRGSTPYYMLEGFKKDFKKVEQYQLSYTFRYGDLISLMANNIITNNKKRHDNLCITYPKLDRTTNISILDNSDKTVLKLKSLIEAGVKASDIAILVRKYNSTTVFELSCLYNDLPYHVVADKDIFSENLFKAIYGYLMLLNKGCGFKKHAPDQRIGFIKAMFDYPSLYLKKDQKQTVAVKIAKNIDQATSLIIELSKNVDKSFKEKNILAVAHCWRTIFNNTRAKRPGKAIDFIFETLEIEKLISKVSTETYSNRSKLQIIEGIFSFAKSKKGAFNEFIDLLYKLYMKSIQQESKVIANSDQIQIMSMHRAKGLEWDYVVIHDATEGSFFGENNLKVSDEILEEERRLFYVAITRVKKHLFIVSADDIDKLYAWYKIKNNTYPKDLKCKNSLRFLYESNLAECENYLSSLNQLKKEDIKNRIFKKYHLSRDMSTQS; translated from the coding sequence TTAGTTTCAGCAGTAGCAGGCAGTGGTAAGACTCAAACTCTTATAGCAAGAATAGAGTATTTGTTATCTAAAGGTGTTCCAGCAGATAAAATACTTGTTCTTATGTACAATAAATCTGCACAATTAGATTTTGCGTCTAGGTTAAAAAAAATTTTACCTACTGAGAAATCAGAATATATAAATGTACGTACACTGCATTCTTTAGGTAATAGCTTTTTACAGGCTTTTGCTAAAGCAGGGTACATAAAGTTTGATAAAATCCTCAAAGATTATGAAGTTGATAGCATTTTATTTAATTTAATTAAAAGCTACCAAAAAGAGTTTAAAATTATTAAAGAAATAGATAGTGATAGAGTAGAAACTTTTAAAGAACACATTTCTATTTTAAAATCAGATCTTTGTTTAAATAATAAAAAATTAAAGAGTTTAAACCCTAAAGAAAAAAAATTGTTGGATAAGGTATTTGTTGAATTTAACAAAGAATGTGAAAAGTTAAAAGCAATTACGTATGATGATATGATTTATCTTCCAGCAAAATTTTTTGAAAAAAATAAAACTAATATCTCACGAGCTAACAATTTATATTCACATATTATTATCGATGAATACCAAGATATAAATCCAATACAACAATTTTTCTTAAAATGCTTAGTGGGTGATAATACTTATATTATGGCAGTAGGAGATGTGGATCAAACTATATATCAATGGCGTGGTTCAACTCCATACTACATGTTAGAGGGTTTTAAAAAAGATTTTAAAAAAGTTGAACAATATCAATTATCTTATACTTTTCGCTACGGTGATTTGATATCACTTATGGCCAATAATATTATAACTAATAACAAAAAACGTCATGATAATTTATGTATTACCTACCCAAAGTTAGATAGAACTACAAATATTAGTATTTTAGATAATAGTGATAAAACTGTATTAAAATTAAAATCTCTAATTGAAGCGGGTGTCAAAGCGAGTGATATTGCTATTTTAGTAAGAAAATATAATTCAACCACTGTTTTTGAATTAAGCTGTTTATATAATGATTTACCATATCATGTAGTTGCTGATAAAGATATTTTTAGTGAAAACCTATTTAAAGCTATTTATGGTTATTTAATGCTTTTAAATAAAGGTTGTGGTTTTAAAAAACACGCGCCTGATCAGCGTATAGGGTTTATAAAGGCTATGTTTGATTACCCGTCACTATATCTTAAAAAAGATCAAAAGCAAACTGTAGCTGTAAAAATTGCTAAAAATATCGATCAAGCTACAAGTTTGATTATAGAGTTAAGTAAAAATGTTGATAAATCTTTTAAAGAAAAAAATATCCTTGCTGTGGCACACTGTTGGCGAACTATTTTTAATAATACACGTGCAAAAAGACCAGGTAAAGCCATAGACTTCATATTTGAAACGCTAGAAATAGAAAAGCTTATATCTAAAGTCTCGACAGAAACATACTCTAATAGGTCAAAACTACAAATAATTGAAGGGATATTTAGTTTTGCAAAAAGCAAAAAAGGAGCTTTTAATGAGTTTATAGATCTTTTATATAAACTATATATGAAATCTATTCAACAAGAATCTAAAGTTATTGCAAACTCTGATCAGATCCAAATAATGTCTATGCATAGAGCAAAAGGTCTAGAGTGGGATTATGTGGTTATCCATGATGCTACAGAAGGTAGCTTTTTTGGTGAGAACAACTTAAAAGTTTCTGATGAAATTTTAGAAGAGGAGCGTAGACTTTTTTATGTGGCTATTACAAGAGTAAAAAAACACCTTTTTATAGTCTCAGCTGATGATATTGATAAGCTCTATGCGTGGTATAAAATAAAAAATAACACCTACCCAAAAGATTTAAAGTGTAAAAATAGTCTTAGGTTTTTGTATGAAAGTAACTTAGCCGAATGTGAAAATTATTTAAGTAGTTTAAATCAACTAAAAAAAGAGGATATAAAGAACAGGATTTTTAAGAAGTATCATTTGAGCAGGGACATGTCGACTCAATCCTAG
- a CDS encoding ribonucleotide-diphosphate reductase subunit beta, with product MEVKIYTKTNCPFCDLAKSWFGANDIPFTQITLDDDTERAKFYNDVNKNILLIEEHVRTVPQIFVGGVHIGGYDNLMTRAGEVIARVKGSSLTTFSKTYKPFNYPWAVDLTVKHEKAHWIEDEIDLSEDVTDWKNGKISKVEKEYITNILRLFTQSDVAVGQNYYDQFIPAFKNNEIRNMLGSFAAREGIHQRAYALLNDTLGLPDSEYHAFLEYKAMTDKIDFMMDADPTTRRGLGLCLAKTVFNEGVALFASFAMLLNFQRFGKMKGMGKVVEWSIRDESMHVEGNAALFRIYCQENPYIVDNDFKKEIYLMASKAVELEDKFIDLAYELGTIEGLNANEVKAYIRHITDRRLTQLGLKEIYNIEKNPLTWLEWILNGADHTNFFENRVTEYEVAGLTGNWDEAYTS from the coding sequence GTGGAAGTAAAAATATATACAAAAACTAATTGTCCTTTCTGTGATTTAGCAAAAAGCTGGTTTGGTGCTAATGATATTCCATTTACACAAATTACCCTTGATGATGATACCGAAAGAGCAAAATTTTATAATGATGTAAATAAAAATATCCTATTAATAGAGGAGCATGTTAGAACTGTTCCACAAATTTTTGTAGGTGGTGTCCATATTGGTGGTTATGATAATCTAATGACTAGAGCTGGCGAGGTAATCGCTAGGGTTAAAGGATCTTCACTTACAACTTTCTCAAAGACATACAAACCTTTTAACTACCCTTGGGCTGTTGATCTAACAGTTAAACACGAAAAAGCTCACTGGATAGAAGACGAAATTGACTTGTCAGAAGATGTTACAGACTGGAAAAATGGTAAAATCTCAAAAGTAGAAAAAGAATATATTACAAATATTCTCAGACTTTTTACCCAGTCAGATGTTGCAGTTGGCCAAAATTATTATGATCAATTTATACCAGCATTCAAAAACAATGAGATTAGAAATATGCTAGGTTCATTTGCGGCTAGGGAAGGTATACACCAAAGAGCATATGCTTTACTTAACGATACTTTAGGGCTACCTGATTCAGAATACCATGCTTTTTTAGAGTATAAAGCAATGACAGATAAAATCGACTTTATGATGGATGCTGATCCAACTACTCGTCGCGGTTTAGGATTGTGTTTAGCTAAAACTGTATTTAATGAAGGAGTTGCTTTGTTTGCTTCTTTTGCTATGCTACTAAATTTCCAGCGTTTTGGGAAAATGAAAGGTATGGGTAAAGTAGTTGAATGGTCAATACGTGATGAGTCAATGCACGTAGAGGGTAACGCTGCTTTATTTAGAATCTACTGCCAGGAAAATCCTTATATTGTCGATAATGATTTTAAAAAAGAAATCTACCTAATGGCTAGCAAAGCTGTAGAATTAGAAGATAAATTTATTGACTTGGCATATGAACTAGGAACAATCGAAGGACTAAATGCTAATGAAGTAAAAGCGTATATACGCCATATTACAGACAGACGCCTTACGCAGCTAGGGCTTAAAGAAATATATAACATAGAAAAAAACCCTCTAACTTGGTTAGAATGGATCTTAAATGGCGCTGATCATACCAATTTCTTTGAAAATCGCGTAACAGAATATGAAGTAGCTGGTTTAACTGGTAACTGGGATGAGGCATACACAAGTTAG